AATCAACGGTTTTCCCCCTACTTCAATCTCTGCCATGCACAGTTCTCTCAGCATTTTAGAATTGCTGAACATTTTGCAGCTGAAGGATTTTACTGGAAGTTTGCTCAACTGCAAATGACAAACCAAGTTAGGCTCCCACTCTCTTGGAATATAGAAGAATAATACATCTTGAGAGCCGTAACCCAAAGAGAAGCAAGATATAATTATAGAAGAAAAATCACAAGAACAACCATGTAATTGTCTTGACCTCCTTAAAAGGTCAAATGGGAGTGAAATATGtgaaatttaatcatttgagaaaagtaaatttttcaAGAGTTTGGATATAGCAGTATTTGATCTTACAGCTTTGAGCTCAGATTTCTATCCATTAGACAGCAGTATCCTTCATAAAATAACCATCCATGGTTTTTATAAGATTGAAATTGCAACTAAGGTTCAACCTAGATTTGAAAAGGATGCATAATATCTAACCTGCATGCAGAAATATCGTCGTGTACCAGCCATTTCATCTGAAATTGAGCAATTATATGCCTTCCACCAACTTGATTGCCTaaaaatgtcatatatataGGGTGTAACCTCCTGCCCAACACACATTATGAGCATAAATATGATAAACAGTTAAGTGGAGATGACCTATGTGATGAAACCCAAATGACACACCTGGAAACAAATGACATCTGGAGCATGTAATTGAATAATGTCACCCAGAGCCTCCATCCTCTTATCTATCATCAGATCTTGGAACCAGACGTTATAACTCAGAATTTTCAGTGTACTCAAAGCCATAACCAAACCAATGTTCCCTGCCACACATTTGGTTTTTAGAACTGCCTTATCATTAATAACAAAAGATTCCGATATGGCGATATGGCGATATTGATATTAAAATAAGTGAGATGGAATATCTGAGTTATATGTGACCAGTGAATACAAGAAAACAACATGCCCTAAAACAACTCATTATGATTGGAATCAACATCTTCCGTTCTTGCTGGGAACAGGGCAGGGAAACGCATGCTTTTGTAATCACTTAATATTTGGATAATATTGTTACAATgcatttaaatttatctttgATCAGTTTCCACTCCAATAAGTTGTCTGTGCTATTGGCATttcaattctgattttttttttttttttttttttaataaaatagacacAATCTTGAAAATACTTCAGctttcattacaatacaaaaaacTTTGAAAGCTTtcatattctatttattttgttttatcagAGATATTGAATACAAAACTGATACAGTATCAATACATGTAACCAAAGAAAAAGACCACCAAAATGAGTTCAAGAACCAGTTCAGTTGTTTGTTTCCAGCACAGGGTTCAGAGGCAAATTTCCCCACAAAGGAAACATAGAGAAATATTCTCTAGCTAAGAGAAGAGTCCGTTGTCGGAAGTCTTAGTATTTGCCACACTCTAAGGTTTCTGAAAGCTTGTTCTGTTTTGGGTTACTATAAAGTTAGAGCTCATTTCAGTTACAGTGTACTTGACTTTGAAGGACATTTCCTCTTTCCCTGTAAAATCTTCTTGAAATTCCCTAATTATCTTTTACACATATAAAACAATAATACAGTAAGCAAATAATTGACGAGAAGTTTGGCGAAAAGGAAAGTGCAAGAAATGGTCTTATCTACAAACCACGTTGCCAGATATATCAGAACATAACACATCACCATCACCAAGCAAAGATCATAAACGTGTTCTATAAGTGAGAACTGGAAGGAAGTCTTGAGCGCCACCTTATAGAAGAAAGAAGATTTGCAAATTCAAGTTTGGAGTTAAAAGCACATAAACCGAAGCAACATTAAGATTCTCAACAAAATAAAGTCAACAATCTCTTTGTCAATATGCAATCAATTTCTTCAAATACTGATACAACACCAGGATTCTATTAGAGAAACAGAATACAACCACATTAAGATTTTAGGTTCAATAGTACTAGAAGATTAATATTTCTTGCAGGCACATTTAACAGATCattaaatagaataaaaataaattgatatttatGGATCCAATTTTATCAACCTTATCATGATTCATCAGCACTGTCAAAATTATATGAAGTGATGAATTAAAAGAGGATGGGGACTATCTCATAATTATATGAAGTGATGAATTAAAGACGAAATGCTTAGGGACTGAAAACTAGACAAACCTTTTCTGGAAGAAGGCAGATACATCCCACTCTCTAGAGGAAATCTACCAAAAAGATCAGACTCCACTTGATTCATAATGTTAATTATATGTCGATTCTGGTCAATAGTATCTGGGGTCAAAGATGATGCAGATTTAGATGAGGAGGAAGATGGCTGAGAGTTTTTGTCTGGGCACTGCATAGGCTGGTAGATAGATGGCTGACATCCACCAGATTGATGAGAATCCTCACAACTTCCACCCGTTCTCTTTGTCTTATCATGCTTCTTCCTGGAGGAACAATCCAGCTTCTGGCATCCAGTTCCATAGCAATAAAGACATTCATCTCTTCCGGTCTTGCTCTTATCGCTGTCTTCTAATGATAGAGATGACAATTGAGGATAATTAGTCCATGCTCCACAACTAACAACTCTTGCACAGCTTCAGGAACACTGGGAAGAGTGGAACGTTGAAGCATATGCTTTCTAGTAGGCTCAAATTTATCTGGTAAAGCTATGAGAAGCTGCAGTAACGGAGACTCCTCGCGGTACTTCTTGTAGCTCTCTAAGTCACTCAATTCCTTTGGCTCCATCTCAGCTAACTTCTGCCAATAACATTGCATTAGACAATATAGTCCCGTTATGGGGAAACCACTTTGTTTCACAGCCTGAATCTCCATCTCCAGCCGAtactttttagcaaaattaGACTCATCATCATGGGCATATAATCTGGCCAAGTAGTCCCATGCACTCCTGGCAGAATTATACTTTGCCAAACGTATCCGAAGGGAATGATCAACATACATTTCGATAATTGACAGAGCTGTTGCATTCATAGACTCCCATTGCTTTAGCAAATTGGCATAATTCTTATCTTTCGGGTGAGGACGAGTCACTGACCCACTAACATAGTCCCATAATTCTCCTTCCATCTTGAAATTGCGAATCATATATGACCATAATAGATAATTGGTTCCATCTGATTTCAGGCAACCAGCATCACCCGAGTCAAAATCCATAATCAAGAATGAATATCTCAATCGAAGAGCAAATATAGCTCAAATCTAACACCTACAAGATTATAAGCACGTAAGAATGTAACAGTTTCCACGCACCCAAAAGACAAATCAATTGCAGAAGTTGAATAGACATGAAGTACCAAAAGTCACTCTTAATGCATCATTTATAGTAACAATTAAGATGGAGgaaagaaacaagaatttgaCTGATGCTTAGGCCTGAGGAGTAAGAGGATTGAGAGGACCATAactgttgttattttttttctttttcatttttcatagaCGACAAACAGTCTTcatccacaattttttttttattatttttagaaaaaaaacgtAAATTAATAAACCATAAATAACATCCAATAACTCATATTAATATGTCATGCAACTGATAATTCAGCATGCTTCCATTATTCCATATCCAAATTCTCATTTCTCTGAAGAAAGACAAACAATCCAATTCGGCAAAGAAAGAGAGCCAGGCCTTTCTAAAAGATAAAATCTACGTTCAGACAACTAACTCAGTAAGAGAAAGTCTAACATAAAACCAAACAACATTTTAGTACCAAGATATGTGAAAATTTGATCTAATCTCAGAAGGTAATCCTATAATATTATCAGTTGTGTACTAAACTGATATAGAACCTACACCATGTTAAAATGGTTCTAACAAACAAGAACTTTAACACGTTCGTAGGAGTTAGGGCTGAGGAGTAACCGGATTGAGAGGACTATCACTGGGTCTGGAGCTGCTGCTGCTGATAGCCGCCAGGAActgtggtttttgttttctttctttttttcattgaCAAAAAACACACTACATGCAACTCCAACTTTACTCTCTgtaaagaaaagtcaaaaggtGGTCCTTAGTGAACCAACTCATtgactgaaaaatgatttttaagcATTAGTGCCAGCTTAATGCATTCTCTATCTAAAATTTAGACTATAAAActtgtttggaaaattattATCCCTGGACATGTGAGTCGGGTTGGGCCCTCGGGCTATATGACTTCGGAATACGCGCTCAAAATATATAGAAGATCTCGGATTAGGCACAAGTTTGGTATGACCAAGATCTTCCGTATTTATTAAGATTTTCAGCATTTATAAACTGGGTCAAATCAAGTTAAAAGACTGATTAGGCATCAGTATTGAACACCGCGCCTAGTCACTGTCACTATACCGGATTACTTCACCTCATGATGAGTGGTTGAAAATTATAGAGAAAGAGAATCACACACATGCAAGGCAATTTAgagagcctataaatagaaggctTAGCAAGTATTTTCGCCGCCGAGagaggggtggggggggggggggggaatctTAGAAGGaagaatttttgaaaaaatgaaaactctttttagcaaaaattaacttaggcatcggaggggACCTCACAAGGATCCCTTAAGTTTGCTCATTTTGCAAAATTCTTGGAGAAAGCTTAAGGAACCTGTAAGGAAGATCCAACCAAGAGCAGACACATCACCAAGTCGAAGACTGTAACAACAaaactctattttattttatttttcatttttcaaaacgattatatatcaatttatctatttttttttattctattaacATAAtacttttaatattaaatagaTCTTTCATTCTCTCTCACATTCAGCCTTCTCTCTAGCAAACAATGCAGATCTTTTATCTGCTGTTGTGCTCGCGCAGAAGAAAAGAGGTAGAAATAACAGAGTACGGTAGAAATTTAGATCAGTATTATAACTCAATGTTAATAGGATAGATCTTAGAAATGAATGACAAATAGATAAGCCAATGCTTGAGCACTCATTGATCAATGGCCTTGTATAAACGTGGCATCCTGTACTTAATGTGATAGAGTTAAGGCCTATCAGTCTATTATCTTTTGAAAGTTTTACATTTGTAATATATGGAGGAGGAGAAACAATCAAACAAACGATATTCTTCAGCTTTTTGAGTGATAATAACAATTTCAA
This DNA window, taken from Alnus glutinosa chromosome 5, dhAlnGlut1.1, whole genome shotgun sequence, encodes the following:
- the LOC133869788 gene encoding uncharacterized protein LOC133869788 isoform X1, encoding MQCPDKNSQPSSSSSKSASSLTPDTIDQNRHIINIMNQVESDLFGRFPLESGMYLPSSRKGNIGLVMALSTLKILSYNVWFQDLMIDKRMEALGDIIQLHAPDVICFQEVTPYIYDIFRQSSWWKAYNCSISDEMAGTRRYFCMQLSKLPVKSFSCKMFSNSKMLRELCMAEIEVGGKPLIVATSHLESPCPAPPKWDQMYSEERVAQAKEALDLLEKYPNVVFGGDMNWDDDLDEQFPLSDGWLDAWAELRPGENGWTYDTGSNLMLSANRPLQKRLDRFVFNLHDFKISAIDMIGTEAIPGLSYCKEKRVRNRVQRLMLPVLPSDHYGLLLKVNCQ